The Microlunatus soli genome contains the following window.
GACCGAGGAGACCGAGCAGTGCACATCGTCATCATGGGCTGCGGCCGGGTGGGCTCCACCCTGGCCCGGATCCTGGAGAAGCGCGGCCACACCGTCGCGGTGATCGACGTCAACACCGACGCGTTCCGCCGCCTCGGTCCGGACTTCACCGGACAGACCGTGAAGGGTGTCGGCTTCGACCGTGAGGTGCTGTTGGAGTCCGGGATCAAGGATGCCGACGCGTTCGCGGCAGTCTCCAGTGGCGACAACTCCAACATCATCGCCGCCCGCGTGGTCCGGGAGACCTTCGAGGTGCACAACGTGGTGGCGCGGATCTACGATCCCGGCCGGGCCGAGGTCTACGAGCGGCTCGGGATCCCGACCGTCGCCACCGTCCGATGGACCGCCGACCAGGTGATGCGCCGACTGCTGCCGGCCGGTTCGGAGCCGCAGTGGCGCGACCCGTCCGGTTCGGTCCGGTTGATGGAGGTGCACGTCCATCAG
Protein-coding sequences here:
- a CDS encoding potassium channel family protein, which produces MGCGRVGSTLARILEKRGHTVAVIDVNTDAFRRLGPDFTGQTVKGVGFDREVLLESGIKDADAFAAVSSGDNSNIIAARVVRETFEVHNVVARIYDPGRAEVYERLGIPTVATVRWTADQVMRRLLPAGSEPQWRDPSGSVRLMEVHVHQGWVGSRVDRIEQAAQTRIPFIFRIGTGMVPKDSTVFQDGDLLYVAVENDRLAAVEAILSAPPAPE